In Curtobacterium sp. MCPF17_002, one genomic interval encodes:
- a CDS encoding GNAT family N-acetyltransferase → MTTPEVSPSTNPATPADGSTVFAIDVEHFDSPDAQRLRAAQRLEIDRAYGGDTEPGEKPTADSIAVFFVARDDDGTPLACGGLRVVQDGITEIKRMYVRPESRGSGVAAAMLRRLEEAALDLGSPALVLETGNEQKRAIGFYEREGFSRIANFGPYVGAPLSICYSKVL, encoded by the coding sequence GTGACGACGCCCGAGGTCTCCCCCAGCACGAACCCCGCCACCCCCGCGGACGGTTCGACCGTGTTCGCGATCGACGTCGAGCACTTCGACTCCCCCGACGCGCAACGGCTTCGCGCGGCGCAGCGTCTCGAGATCGACCGTGCCTACGGCGGCGACACCGAACCGGGCGAGAAGCCCACGGCCGACTCGATCGCGGTGTTCTTCGTCGCGCGTGACGACGACGGCACGCCGCTCGCCTGCGGGGGCCTCCGCGTGGTGCAGGACGGCATCACCGAGATCAAGCGCATGTACGTCCGGCCGGAGTCCCGCGGGTCAGGGGTCGCCGCGGCGATGCTCCGCCGACTCGAGGAAGCCGCGCTCGACCTCGGGTCGCCGGCACTCGTGCTCGAGACCGGCAACGAGCAGAAGCGGGCGATCGGGTTCTACGAGCGCGAGGGGTTCTCGCGCATCGCGAACTTCGGCCCGTACGTCGGGGCGCCGCTGTCCATCTGCTACTCGAAGGTCCTGTAG
- a CDS encoding DEAD/DEAH box helicase has protein sequence MTFSDLNIEQDLVDALAGKGIIEPFPIQQQTIPLALTGQDIIGQAKTGTGKTFGFGLPLIQRLGADPEPGVKALVVVPTRELAVQVTEDLELAASNRPTKIVSIYGGKAYEGQIEQLKAGAQIVVGTPGRLIDLQRQRMLDLSHVQEVVLDEADRMLDLGFLSDIERIFQAIPEVRHTMLFSATMPAPIVALARRFMSRPVHIRASDPDEGLMQANIKHLIYRAHSLDKDEVIARILQAEGRGKTVIFTRTKRAAAKLVEELKDRGFNAAAVHGDLNQEQRERAMAAFKAGKRDVLIATDVAARGIDVDDVTHVINHTIPDDPDTYLHRAGRTGRAGKTGIAVTFVDWDDLHKWTLIDKALEFGIPEPVETYSSSPHLFEELDIPQGTKGRLPGASAHAASAGLASEKKTGDRPPRSGSRPPRTRTRPGGTEQSAFQAPVAESSASGSAASGSAASEPTASDSTGAPADAGSADGAAKRRRRRRRRGAGTGSSEATASAPQGTSDGE, from the coding sequence CCCGATCCAGCAGCAGACCATCCCGCTCGCCCTCACCGGCCAGGACATCATCGGTCAGGCCAAGACGGGGACCGGCAAGACCTTCGGCTTCGGTCTCCCCCTCATCCAGCGACTCGGGGCCGACCCGGAACCCGGCGTGAAGGCCCTCGTGGTCGTCCCGACCCGCGAGCTCGCGGTGCAGGTCACCGAGGACCTCGAACTCGCGGCCTCGAACCGGCCCACCAAGATCGTGTCGATCTACGGCGGCAAGGCGTACGAGGGCCAGATCGAGCAGCTCAAGGCCGGCGCGCAGATCGTCGTCGGCACGCCCGGGCGACTCATCGACCTGCAGCGTCAGCGCATGCTCGACCTCTCGCACGTGCAGGAAGTCGTCCTCGACGAGGCCGACCGCATGCTCGACCTCGGGTTCCTGTCGGACATCGAGCGGATCTTCCAGGCCATCCCCGAGGTGCGGCACACGATGCTGTTCTCGGCGACGATGCCGGCCCCGATCGTGGCCCTCGCCCGCCGGTTCATGAGCCGCCCGGTGCACATCCGCGCGAGCGACCCGGACGAAGGCCTCATGCAGGCCAACATCAAGCACCTCATCTACCGCGCGCACTCGCTCGACAAGGACGAGGTCATCGCCCGCATCCTGCAGGCCGAGGGTCGCGGCAAGACCGTCATCTTCACCCGCACGAAGCGTGCCGCGGCGAAGCTCGTCGAAGAGCTCAAGGACCGCGGGTTCAACGCCGCGGCCGTGCACGGCGACCTCAACCAGGAACAGCGCGAGCGTGCGATGGCCGCCTTCAAGGCCGGCAAGCGCGACGTGCTCATCGCGACGGACGTCGCGGCTCGCGGCATCGACGTGGACGACGTCACGCACGTCATCAACCACACGATCCCGGACGACCCCGACACGTACCTGCACCGCGCCGGGCGCACCGGCCGTGCGGGCAAGACCGGCATCGCGGTCACGTTCGTCGACTGGGACGACCTGCACAAGTGGACGCTGATCGACAAGGCCCTCGAGTTCGGCATCCCCGAGCCCGTCGAGACCTACTCGTCGTCGCCGCACCTCTTCGAGGAGCTCGACATCCCCCAGGGCACCAAGGGTCGTCTCCCGGGCGCCTCGGCGCACGCGGCGTCCGCCGGCCTCGCCTCCGAGAAGAAGACGGGCGACCGTCCCCCGCGCAGCGGCTCGCGTCCGCCGCGCACCCGGACCCGGCCCGGAGGCACGGAGCAGTCCGCCTTCCAGGCTCCGGTCGCCGAGTCCTCGGCTTCCGGGTCCGCAGCTTCCGGATCCGCGGCCTCCGAGCCCACGGCCTCGGACTCCACCGGCGCACCCGCCGATGCGGGCTCGGCCGACGGGGCGGCGAAGCGCCGTCGTCGGCGCCGTCGTCGCGGAGCCGGCACCGGGTCGTCCGAGGCGACCGCCTCGGCACCGCAGGGCACGTCGGACGGCGAGTAG
- a CDS encoding aminopeptidase P family protein codes for MSDTTPRATSNRSTTPGSSTFKDYIGSQWADRDRPLPEPREQAAFAAERRARISELHPGRTIVVPAGQAKVRSNDCDYPFRPHSTFAHLTGWGTDTVVGSVLVMTPNGSGHDATVYFRATAGRNSEEFYANPEIGEFWVGPRPSLEEVAADLGLATADLGAFDTVTAGLDASTLLVRDADTDLTRALDERLGSAVGGAPEADGVPATDDALARDLSELRLVKDAYEVGELRKAVNATKAGFDDVIADFDAVLAHPRGERIVEGTFNRRARADGNTVGYDTIAASGHHACILHWTRNDGAVQPGDLILIDAGVEVDSFYTADITRTLPVSGTFTDVQRMVYDAVLEAADAAFAIVKPGITFRQVHATAMEVIARKTAEWGFLPGTAEESLQQDNQFHRRYMVHGTSHHLGLDVHDCAKARREMYIDGIVQPGMVFTIEPGLYFQQDDLTVPEEFRGIGVRIEDDILVTEDGAENLSVGIPRTPSEVEGWIARSGR; via the coding sequence ATGTCCGACACCACGCCCCGCGCGACGAGCAACCGTTCCACCACTCCCGGGTCCTCGACGTTCAAGGACTACATCGGTTCGCAGTGGGCCGACCGCGACCGTCCGCTGCCCGAGCCGCGCGAGCAGGCCGCGTTCGCCGCCGAACGCCGCGCACGGATCTCCGAGCTGCACCCGGGCCGCACGATCGTGGTGCCGGCCGGCCAGGCCAAGGTGCGCTCGAACGACTGCGACTACCCGTTCCGCCCGCACTCCACGTTCGCGCACCTGACGGGGTGGGGCACCGACACCGTCGTCGGCTCCGTGCTCGTGATGACGCCGAACGGCTCCGGCCACGACGCCACCGTCTACTTCCGGGCCACCGCGGGTCGCAACTCCGAGGAGTTCTACGCCAACCCGGAGATCGGCGAGTTCTGGGTCGGACCGCGGCCCTCGCTCGAGGAAGTGGCAGCGGACCTCGGGCTCGCGACCGCCGACCTCGGCGCCTTCGACACCGTGACCGCCGGGCTCGACGCCTCGACCCTGCTCGTGCGCGATGCGGACACCGACCTCACCCGTGCGCTCGACGAGCGCCTCGGCAGCGCCGTGGGCGGTGCGCCCGAGGCCGACGGCGTGCCCGCGACCGACGACGCCCTCGCCCGCGACCTGTCCGAACTCCGACTCGTGAAGGACGCGTACGAGGTGGGCGAGCTCCGCAAGGCCGTCAACGCGACGAAGGCCGGCTTCGACGACGTCATCGCCGACTTCGACGCCGTGCTCGCGCACCCCCGTGGCGAGCGCATCGTCGAGGGCACGTTCAACCGCCGTGCCCGTGCCGACGGCAACACGGTCGGCTACGACACGATCGCCGCGTCCGGCCACCACGCCTGCATCCTGCACTGGACCCGGAACGACGGTGCCGTGCAGCCCGGGGACCTCATCCTCATCGACGCCGGGGTCGAGGTCGACTCGTTCTACACGGCCGACATCACCCGCACGCTGCCCGTGAGCGGGACCTTCACCGACGTGCAGCGCATGGTCTACGACGCCGTGCTCGAGGCCGCCGACGCAGCCTTCGCCATCGTCAAGCCGGGGATCACCTTCCGCCAGGTGCACGCCACCGCGATGGAGGTCATCGCCCGCAAGACCGCCGAGTGGGGCTTCCTGCCCGGCACCGCCGAGGAATCCCTGCAGCAGGACAACCAGTTCCACCGCCGCTACATGGTGCACGGCACGAGCCACCACCTCGGCCTCGACGTCCACGACTGCGCGAAGGCCCGCCGTGAGATGTACATCGACGGCATCGTGCAGCCCGGCATGGTCTTCACGATCGAGCCCGGACTGTACTTCCAGCAGGACGACCTGACCGTGCCGGAGGAGTTCCGCGGCATCGGCGTCCGCATCGAGGACGACATCCTCGTGACCGAGGACGGCGCCGAGAACCTGTCGGTCGGCATCCCTCGGACCCCCTCGGAAGTGGAGGGGTGGATCGCCCGCTCCGGCCGCTAG
- a CDS encoding PHP domain-containing protein, whose protein sequence is MPDPFIDLHAHSSVSDGTERPADLVRAAAAAGLDAVALTDHDTTAGWAEASATARSMPITLLPALELSTRVGHRSVHVLGYLVDPEHPGLVEETLRIRDGRLARAHRMVDRIGRDHPITWDDVLAQSSHGATIGRPHIADALVARGLESDRSAAFRGILHPASGYYEPHEAPTPLRGVELIRQAGGVPVIAHPAASSRGIVIDEPMLRELVGAGLAGLEVDHRENLAHGKRTLLDWADRYGLFVTGSSDYHGTGKPNRLGEHRTALAAFDAIRSEATGSAPVVGSGSRLT, encoded by the coding sequence GTGCCCGATCCGTTCATCGACCTGCACGCGCACTCGAGCGTCTCCGACGGCACCGAGCGACCCGCGGACCTCGTCCGAGCGGCAGCAGCCGCCGGGCTGGACGCCGTCGCCCTGACGGACCACGACACCACGGCCGGCTGGGCCGAGGCCTCCGCGACGGCCCGCAGCATGCCGATCACGCTCCTGCCGGCCCTCGAACTCAGCACGCGCGTCGGACACCGCAGCGTCCACGTGCTCGGCTACCTGGTCGACCCCGAGCACCCCGGCCTCGTCGAGGAGACGCTCCGCATCCGTGACGGCCGCCTCGCCCGTGCGCACCGCATGGTCGACCGCATCGGGCGGGACCACCCGATCACCTGGGACGACGTCCTCGCACAGTCGTCGCACGGTGCCACGATCGGCCGTCCGCACATCGCCGACGCCCTCGTCGCCCGCGGGCTCGAGTCCGACCGCAGCGCGGCGTTCCGCGGCATCCTGCACCCGGCCTCGGGGTACTACGAACCGCACGAGGCGCCGACCCCGCTCCGGGGCGTCGAACTCATCCGGCAGGCCGGCGGTGTCCCCGTGATCGCGCACCCCGCGGCGTCCTCCCGGGGCATCGTCATCGACGAACCGATGCTCCGTGAGCTCGTCGGGGCCGGTCTCGCGGGGCTCGAGGTCGACCACCGCGAGAACCTCGCGCACGGCAAGCGCACGCTCCTGGACTGGGCCGACCGATACGGCCTGTTCGTCACCGGTTCGAGCGACTACCACGGCACCGGCAAGCCGAACCGGCTCGGCGAGCACCGGACGGCCCTCGCCGCGTTCGACGCCATCCGGTCCGAGGCCACCGGCAGCGCGCCCGTCGTCGGCTCCGGCTCGCGCCTGACCTGA